The nucleotide sequence ATATTATAATCCTCAGACTGATCACGGTCAGGACGGGCGTCACCGGTGGGATTCACTTCGATGTAGGAATCAACAATCTGAATCGTTCCCGGATCATTGATATCATCGAACACCACATCCAGTCGCCCACTGATGCTGGTGGAATTCAAGCCGGCTGACTGAGGCAGCAGATTGATTTCCTGACCATCGACTGTGATTGTCCCGGAAACAGTCAGATTACTGAGATCGGTCTGAACAAAGAATTCTGAGGGAGCCACCTGATCCACGGAAGTATTGGTAATCGAAATCTGACTGAAATCAATGTTTCCCCCTCGGGTCACACCATCGGCTCCAGAGATCAAATCGGTAGTGTCAATCGTGAAATCGACGCTGTCTGCCGCTCCGTCTGCAAGAAACGTAGCATAGCCTATCCGGCCATAGCCATTGGTAATTAATCCTGGCAGTACTGTTGTGGCATTGATATTTCCGAGTACACCGCCACTAAAATCAGCATTGTCCACACCTGCCAGGAAGCCGAAAGCGGAAGAAGCTATTGTGAAGTCATAACCAATCAGTGACGCATCCGCAACATCCCAGAGCATGTCCAGGACCACAGAAGACACATTCGACGTCTCTGTCGTCTGAGAGGCCAGCACCTGTGCCAGCATGTCACTCATCCAGATTTCCACAACATAATAGTTGTCTTGTACCACCTGTGTGATCGACGAAGGCAGATTACTCACATCATCGACCTCTGGTGATACCAGTATATTCTTTCCAGACAGTTTAGGTTTACCGAGACCCGTAATTTCGACTTGGACGGCCAGATCACCATTGTATAACTTATCCAGAATCGCACTGGTAAACGGTGTGGAATCATCACTGGCCCAGACACCGGTCATGGTTCCTGCTGAGAAGTCGACAGTCGGGTTATCGTCGCTATTGGTTTGATGATAGAGAGTAAACAGCGTAATGTTACTGTTTGTGGTATCGACAATTCGCACAGCAACCAGATCTGACTGGATATCGACGATTGGTCCGTCACCGGCATTCGCATTATTGTAATCAGTAAGCCCACTGATCGAATAAGTCAGATCCTGTAAACCGTTGGTCAACTGGAACCGTGCTCCCCCTTTACCACCGGCAATGATGGCAGCCAGGTCAGCTTCGGACCGGAAGGAGGTAAAGTCTCTGCCACTGGATTCAACATCACGGGCAATCAGACGGATATCCAATGTGGCCTGCGGAACGGGAGTTAATGTAAACGTACTGGTCTCATCGGAAGAAGCTCCGTCATCCGAATGCGCGGTCACAGTAATCACCAGAGGCAGACGCACCTGTTCCGAGCTGTAATCGGTATAAGTAATATTTAAATCACTGCCTGCGACTGCCACATTCGCCCAGAAATCAGCTGGTAATGCATCTCCTGGATTATCTCCAAGAACATGCGCTTCCACGGTATAAGTCAACGAATCGCCGGCATCAGGCTCACTGAAATGGAGATCCAGATCGATTGTTTCCGGCGTCAGTCCGTCCCGGGAAATATCATCCAGTTCGTCGGTCACCACAGGAGCGTCGTTCTGCCCGTTGATCGTGATCGTCACCGACTGAGCCACAGAGCCACCCAGGCCGTCGATCACATTATAAGTGTAAGTGATTACTTCGGTATCACTGCCAGACAGATACTGGTAATAACTCAGGTCCACATCCAGGGAGGTCCCGTTCGCGTTCACAGAGACACCACCGTCATCCCCCAATGTATTTACCAGTGAGGACACATCCAGAACAGCACTGTCATCCACATCACTGGCATTGGTCAGCAGATCCAGGTTGAAGTTTGCATCATCTTCAGACACCGTCGTTGCCACGGCCGCACTGATCGTCGGGTCGTCGTTCTGACCGTTGATCGTGATCGTCACTGTCTGAGCCACAGAGCCACCCAGGCCGTCGATCACATTATAAGTGTAAGTGATTACTTCGGTATCACCGGCGTCCAGATCCTGGTAGAAGCTCAGATCCACATCCAGTGACGTCCCGTTCGCGTTCACGGTCACACCACTGTTATCGCCGGACTGGTAAGCGATATCAGACACATCCAGAGAAGCACTGTCATCCACATCGCTGGCATTCGTCAGCAGATCCAGGTTGAAATTCGCATCATCTTCTGACACTTCAGAAGCCACCGTGGCACTCACGGTCGGGTGGTCGTTCTGACCATTGATCGTGATCGTCACCGTCTGAGCCACAGAGCCACCTAAACCGTCGATCACATTATAAGTGTAAGTGATCACTTCGGTATCACCGGCGTCCAGATCCTGATAGAAGCTCAGGTCCACATCCAGAGATGTCCCGTCAGCATTCAAGCTCACTCCTGCGATATTACCGGTCGTATTCGTCAGGCTATCCACATCCAGAACGGCGCTGGCATCCACATCGCTGGCATTCGTCAGCAGATCCAGGTTAAAGTTCACGACATCTTCTGACACCGTAGATGTTACGGCCGCACTGATCGTCGGGTCGTCGTTCTGACCATTGATCGTAATCGTCACCGTCTGAGCCACAGAGCCACCCAGGCCGTCGATCACATTGTAAGTGTAAGTGATTACTTCGGTATCACCGGCGTCCAGATCCTGGTAGAAGCTCAGGTCCACATCCAGAGACGTCCCGTTCGCGTTCACGGTCACACCACTGTTATCGCCGGACTGGTACGACAGGTTATCCACATCAAGACTGGCACTGTCATCCACATCACTGGCGTTCGTCAGCAGATCCAGGTTGAAGTTCGCATCGTCTTCAGAAACTTCCGTACTCACGACAGCACTCACTGTCGGATCATCGTTCTGACCGTTAATCGTGATCGTCACTGTCTGAGCCACAGAGCCACCCAGGCCGTCGATCACATTATAAGTATATGTGATCACTTCGGTATCACCGGCGTCCAGATCCTGATAGAAGCTCAGGTCCACATCCAGAGAGGTGCCGTTGCCGTTCACGGTCACACCACTGTTATCGCCAGACTGGTGCGACAGGTTATCTACATCAAGACTCGCACTGTCATCCACATCACTGGCATTGGTCAACAGATTCAGATTGAAATTCACGACATCTTCGGACACCGTAGATGTCACAGCCGCACTGATCGTCGGGTCGTCGTTCTGACCATTGATCGTGATCATCACCGTCTGAGCTACTGAGCCACCCAGACCGTCGATCACATTATAAGTGTAAGTGATTACTTCGGTATCACCGGCGTCCAGATACTGGTAGAAGCTCAGGTCCACATCCAGAGACGTCCCGTCAGCATTCACGCTCACACCACTGTTATCACCAGACTGCAGAGACAGACTGCCCACATCCAGAGAAGCACTGTCATCCACATCACTGGCATTGGTCAGCAGATCCAGGTTGAAGTTTGCATCATCTTCGGACACCGTCGTTGCCACGGCCGCACTGATCGTGGGAGCGTCGTTCTGACCGTTGATCGTGATTGTCACCGTCTGAGCCACAGAGCCACCCAGGCCGTCGATCACATTATAAGTGTAAGTGATTACTTCGGTATCACCGGCGTCCAGATCCTGGTAGAAGCTCAGGTCCACATCCAGAGACGTCCCGTTGACATTCACGGTCACACCACTGTTATCGCCGGACTGGTAAGCGATATTAGACACATCCAGAACAGCACCATCATCCACATCACTGGCATTGGTCAACAGATTCAGATTGAAATCCGTATCATCTTCTGAAACAGTCGTTGCCACGGGATCACTGATCGTCGGGTCGTCGTTCTGACCATTGATCGTGATTGTCACCGTCTGAGCCACAGAGCCACCCAGACCGTCGATCACATTATAAGTGTAAGTGATTACTTCGGTATCACCGGCGTCCAGATCCTGGTAGAAGCTCAGGTCCACATCCAGAGACGTCCCGTCAGCATTCAGGCTCACACCACTGTTATCGCCAGACTGGTACGACAGGTTATCCACATCAAGACTGGCACTGTCATCCACATCACTGGCATTCGTCAGCAGATCCAGGTTGAAATCCGTATCATCTTCTGAAACAGTCGTTGCCACGGGATCACTGATCGTCGGGTCGTCGTTCTGACCATTGATCGTGATCATCACCGTCTGAGCTACTGAGCCACCCAGGCCGTCGATCACATTGTAAGTGTAAGTGATTACTTCGGTATCACCGGCGTCCAGATACTGGTAGAAGCTCAGGTCCACATCCAGAGACGTCCCGTCAGCATTCACGCTCACACCACTGTTATCGCCGGACTGATAAGCGATATCAGACACATCAAGACTGGCGCCGTTATCCACGTCACTGGCATTCGTCAGCAGATCCAGGTTGAAGTCCGCATCGTCTTCAGACACTTCCGTACTCACGGCATCACTCACTGTCGGATCATCATTCACACCGGTAATCGTGATCGTTGCAGTCTGAGCTGTCGAGCCCCCTAGACCGTCGCTCACGACATAAGAGTAAATGAGAACTTCAGATTCACCCGCAGCCAGGTAGTTGTAGGCACTTGGATCTATATTAAATGAGTTAAGGGTGAATGTTACACCTCTGTCATCCCCATTACTATCCAGTGTCAGACCAGACACAAGCAGAATCGAGTTCAAATCCACATCACTGGCATTCGTCAGTAGATTCAGGTTGTAACTCGCATCATCTTCTGTCACCGTCGATATGATGGCGGCACTCACCGTCGGGTCGTCATTCTGACCATTGATCGTGATTGTCACCGTCTGAGCCACTGAGCCACCCAGGCCGTCGATCACATTGTAAGTGTAATTGATTACTTCTGATGTACCACCTGCGAGGTATTGATAGTAGCTCAGGTCTACGTCCAGGGACGTGCCGTCGGCATTCAGGCTCACACCACCATCATCACCAGACTGCAGAGACAGACTGCCCACATCCAGAGAAGCACTGTCATCCACATCACTGGCATTCGCCAGCAGATCCAGGTTGAAGTTTGCATCGTCTTCGGACACCGTCGATGCCACGGCCGCACTGATCGTCGGAGCGTCGTTCCGTCCCGTCAATGTAACTTGGACGGTCCCGACGGAAACACCCCCTTTTACATCAACCACGGTATAAGTAAAGGTATCGACGACCACTTGACCTTCTGACAGGTGATCCAGTAATCCGGATGGATCATAATTAACTGTATTATCCGGATTCAGCGAGATTGCTGCACCTTGTGTCGAAAATGCTCCTGAGAGACCGGTGACATCCAGAGTTAAATCATCACCATCAGGATCGGAGTCATTAGACAGAACATCAAGGTTCGTTAATCCGGTGTCTTCATCCGTCGCAAACATATCCACCGTTGTAACAGGCGGCTGATTGGCAGAAATGATGATGGTAACAAGGGCAGTACTCGATCCACCATCTCCATCACTGATCGTATATTTAAAGGAATCCGTGATCGTTGCAGTCCCGACCACATCACCGATATCAACATGAGAAGAAGGATCGTAGGAGAATGTCCCGACACCATTCATTGTCAGTTTTGCACCAGAAGACAGGGTTACCTCTGCTCCGATACTTCCCAAAGAATTATCATCGGCCGGGTTCAATATATCAGTAACTGTCAAAGTTGTGAGTTGATCCGGATCACTGTCTACTCCCCCGCCGTTGTCAGCCAGAACATCTCCATTGTAGATATTCGATTTATTGACATTGACTGTATCGTCTACAGCAATGGGGTCGTCGTTCTGACCATTGATCGTGATCGTCACTGACTGAGCCACAGAGCCACCCAGGCCGTCGATCACATTATAAGTGTAAGTGATTACTTCGGTATCACTACCAGACAGATACTGGTAATAACTCAGGTCCACATCCAGGGAGGTCCCGTTCGCGTTCACAGAGACACCACCGTCATCCCCCAATGTATTTACCAGTGAGGACACATCCAGAACAGCACTGTCATCCACATCACTGGCATTTGTCAGCAGATCCAGGTTGAAGTTTGCATCATCTTCAGACACCGTCGTTGCCACAGCCGCACTGATCGTCGGGTCGTCGTTCTGACCGTTGATCGTAATCGTCACCGTCTGAGCCACAGAGCCACCCAGGCCGTCGATCACATTATAAGTGTAAGTGATTACTTCGGTATCACCGGCGTCCAGATCCTGGTAGAAGCTCAGGTCCACATCCAGAGAGGTGCCGTTCGCGTTCACAGTCACACCACTGTTATCGCCGGACTGGTAAGCGATATCAGACACATCCAGAGAAGCACTGGCATCCACATCACTGGCATTGGTCAGCAGATTCAGATTGAAATCCGCATCATCTTCTGACACTTCAGAAGCCACCGTGGCACTCACGGTCGGGTGGTCGTTCTGACCATTGATCGTGATTGTCACCGTCTGAGCCACAGAGCCACCCAGACCGTCGATCACATTATAAGTGTAAATAATTACTTCGGTGTCACCGGCGTCCAGGTCCTGGTAGAAGCTCAGGTCCACATCCAGAGACGTCCCGTCAGCATTCAAGCTCACACCACTGTTATCGCCGGACTGGTACGACAGGTTATCCACATCAAGACTCGCACTGTCATCCACATCACTGGCATTTGTCAGCAGATCCAGGTTGAAATTCACATCATCTTCGGACACCGTCGTTGCCACAGCCGCACTGATCGTCGGGTCGTCGTTCTGACCATTGATCGTGATCGTCACCGTCTGAGCCACAGAGCCACCCAGGCCATCGATCACATTATAAGTGTAAGTGATCACTTCGGTATCACCGGCGTCCAGGTCCTGGTAGAAGCTCAGGTCCACATCCAGAGACGTCCCGTTGGCGTTCACGGTCACACCACTGTTATCGCCAGACTGGTACGACAGGTTATCTACATCAAGACTCGCACTGTCATCCACATCACTGGCATTGGTCAACAGATTCAGATTGAAGTTTGCATCATCTTCGGACACTTCGGAAGCGACCGTTGCACTCACGGTCGGGTGGTCGTTCTGACCATTGATCGTGATTGTCACCGTCTGAGCCGCAGAGCCACCCAGACCGTCGATCACATTATAAGTGTAAGTAATTACTTCGGTGTCACCGGCGTCCAGATCCTGGTAGAAGCTCAGGTCCACATCCAGAGAGGTGCCGTCAGCATTCAGGCTCACGCCACTATCATCACCAGACTGCAGAGACAGACTGCCCACATCCAGTGAAGCACTGTCATCCACATCACTGGCATTTGTCAGCAGATCCAGGTTGAAATTCGCATCATCTTCTGATACTTCAGAAGTCACCGTGGCACTCACAGACGGGTCGTCGTTCTGACCATTGATCGTGATCGTCACCGTCTGAGCCACAGAGCCACCCAGGCCATCGATCACATTATAAGTGTAAGTGATTACTTCGGTATCACCGGCGTCCAGATCCTGGTAGAAGCTCAGGTCCACATCCAGAGACGTCCCGTTCGCGTTCACGGTCACACCACTGTTATCGCCAGACTGGTGCGACAGGCTATCCACATCAAGACTCGCACTGTCATCTACATCACTGGCATTTGTCAGCAGATCCAGGTTGAAGTTTGCATCATCTTCGGACACAGTCGTTGCCACGGGATCACTGACCGTCGGAGCGTCGTTCTGACCATTGATCGTGATTGTCACCGTCTGAGCCACTGAGCCACCCAGGCCGTCGATCACATTATAAGTGTAAGTGATTACTTCGGTATCACCGGCGTCCAGATCCTGGTAGAAGCTCAGATCCACATCCAGAGACGTCCCGTTGACGTTCACGGTCACACCACTGTTATCGCCAGACTGGTGCGACAGGCTATCCACATCGAGACTCGCACTGTCATCCACATCACTGGCGTTCGTCAACAGATTCAGATTGAAATTCGCATCATCTTCTGATACTTCAGAAGTCACCGTTGCACTCACAGACGGGTCGTCGTTCTGACCATTGATCGTGATTGTCACCGTCTGAGCCACAGAGCCACCCAGGCCGTCGATCACATTATAAGTGTAAGTGATTACTTCGGTATCACCGGCGTCCAGATACTGGTAGAAGCTCAGGTCCACATCCAGAGACGTCCCGTTCGCGTTCACGGTCACACCACTGTTATCGCCAGACTGGTAAGTGATATTAGACACATCAAGACTGGCACTGTCATCCACATCACTGGCGTTCGTCAGCAGATCCAGATTGAAATTCGCATCATCTTCAGACACTACGGAAGCGACGGCTGCACTCACAGTGGGAGCGTCGTTCTGACCATTGATTGTGATCGTCACCGTCTGAGCCACAGAGCCGCCTAAACCGTCGATCACATTGTAAGTGTAAGTGATTACTTCGGTGTCACCGGCGTCCAGATCCTGGTAGAAGCTCAGATCCACATCCAGAGAGGTCCCGTTCACGTTCACACCACTGTCATCGCCGGACTGGTAAGTGATATTAGACACATCAAGACTGGCGCCGTTATCCACGTCACTGGCATTTGTCAGCAGATCCAGGTTGAAGTTCGCATCATCTTCGGACACAGTCGTTGCCACGGGATCACTGACCGTCGGGTCGTCGTTCTGACCGTTGATCGTGATCGTTACCGTCTGAGCCACAGAGCCGCCCAGACCATCGATCACATTATAAGTGTAAGTGATTACTTCGGTATCACTGCCAGACAGATACTGATAGTAGCTCAGGTCTACATCCAGGGAGGTCCCGTTGGCGTTCACAGAGATACCGCCGTCATCCCCCAATGTATTTACCAGGGTGTCCACATCCAGAACGGCACCGTTGTCCACATCGCTGGCACTCGTCAGCAGATCCAGGTTGAAGTTCGCATCATCTTCCGAAACCGTCGTTGTTACGGCCGCTGACACAACCGGTGCATCGTTGGCTCCTTGAATGGTGATCGTCACTGTTGCGGTATCAGTTCCACCGTTACCATCACTCACGGTGTAGGTAAAGGTTTCGGTATCTGTTTCACCAGCCGCCAGATATTCATAGGATCCTTTGGGATCAAATGTGAAACTACCATCAGCGGCGACATTCAGTTCTCCACCGGCTCCGATGGTAACCGGGATCGCCACATTCCCTGCGGAACCATTGACCTCTGTCACGGTCAGTGTGTCGTTCTCCACATCGGTGACAAAATCAAGTACACCCGGTGCAGGAAAGCTTTTCAGAATATCTTCCGAGGCGGTCGCGTCACCATTTACGGCAACGGGAGGATCGTTCACTGCGTTGACCGCCACAGTGAATGTATTAGAAAGCACGGCATTACCGGCTAAATCAATAGCCTGAATGACAATATCAGTGGAACCGTTTGCATTCAGCACAGAATTCAGAATCAGGTCACCAGTTGAGAAATCAACATTCACAATGGCATCAGTGATGGAATCCACATGGAAGCTAAGGGGGGTACCACCATTCTGGTTGAAGTAGGTCGAGAGTGCTCCCAGATTGACGGTCGTGAAATCTTCGCCCAGATTTTGATCAGAAATGCCAGACGCTGTAGCAGGTGCAATCGTATCCAGTTCAAAGTTGACGTTAAAGACGCCGGCAGCACTGACATTATCATGTTCATCCACAGTCATGAAGTGCAGCGTGTGCGTGCCACCTTCCAGAGAACCGCCGCCGTTCAGGTTCGTTTCCAGCCAGCCACGGGTCAGCGTGAAAGATCCACCACTGGCACCACCGGTGAGCTGCCCGAAGATATCCACAAAGCCGCCCCCATCCAGGGAGACTTTAAACTGTGTAATCAGACTTTCATCAGTAACCGTACCAACAATCGTGAGATCGTTTGTTATACCGTCCGAGTTGGAAACCCCTGAATCAAGCTGCAGGCCTGCAACTACAGCTGGTGCGTCCTGATCGCCAATCAGTTCAAGATGAATCGGCGGGATATTACGGTTGGAGTTCATCATCTGCAGGTCGTAGTTATCGATGTCCCCATCCATGTCCCCATCCAGCTCCTGGGAGTAGAAGTTGGTGTTCGGATTGAGGCCCATCTGCTGAATCAGGAACTGTGTCGTGTAATGATTGTAACCAAACATCTGCTGATAGGATGCCGCCAGGGCATGTTGATATTCCGTATCATTTACAGAACCATTGCCATCGGTATCGCCGGGTAAAAATACATCAACGATGAATCCACCAGTGGCGGCAGTCTGGCCGTGGACCAGAAGCGAGTATTCGCCCGGAGCCAGTGTGGCCAGTGTCAGCGAATTTGAGGTGCCGGCATGATCATTTTCCGCCAGATTCAATGGAATCACAGCATTCGTACTGGTATTGATGATCTGAATCGCAGCCGGATTAAAAGCGGAGCCTGCGGTGGCATGCACTTCAAAGCCAAGTGTTGGTGAACTGCCCGGGCCGATATTCAGCAGCAATTCTGTTGTATCATTCGGCTGGTTCACCGAGCTTTCCAGAGAGGCCAGGATATTACTGGCAAGCAATGTTCGATCCTCAAGCCGCTCTACATGGCTTGCATATCCAATCGGACGAGAGATCCGAAATGGAAATCGACGGGTTACTTTGCGAGTAGACTTACGGCCAAACAATCTTTTCAGGCTCTTCATAGAATTTTTACTCGTATCAGTTTCTGGTATTGGTCAGTTAAAAACCGGAATGATCAGTGAGGGATTTTTACTGTCAAAATAGACACTTACTTTGACGATTGCACGCATTAAACCTAACAGTCAACAGCCCGTTCATTAAAAGGATTTTCTTTTTTTGAATACGAGAGTTTGGCTAAAGATCGCGGATAATAATGCGCTTAATGGAATATCTTTGCCTATGATCCTACTAATTGCAATTAATAAAATGGCATTATGCGTTGTTTGCACAAGCTGGTTAGGATTGTAGGACTGTCAGAATGGTCAGGAGAGAAAATCACATTCTGTTCAGTAACAGGTTTGGTTAGGGATGTTGCCTCAAGTCAACATCTGTGTTCAACTTATGAAACATTTCTGATCGGGTTTCTTTACTGATATACAATTTTGAGCATCCTCTTTTGGACTGGTAAAACTTCCAGATTTCGATCGAATCACTCTGCACCAAAGCATTCATGTGCTTTTTTATACACTACACTCATACTCTGTAGTAAATTAGGCAAAGAAGAGGTGAGAATAGGGTTTGAGCCACAAAATCAGTGTGATGAGGGTACTTAACAAATAATTAGGTTCGGACCGTTCATTCGGGAAAGCCGAAAATGAAAGAGGAAGTCTGGCTCCGTTTGACACAGATCTGAATAGATTTCAGATAAAGATCAGACCGATCCAGAGAACTACTTGTCCGATTGACTTGAATCATTCACTACCAGTAGATGGTTTCTGATAATTCAGGGAAAACCAGGCAAAAACATATGACCACCAAGATTGCTTTATCGCCAAACTATCGCACGAGTTGGAATAAGATGCGAATAAAAAAAATCACACAATGGATTGTAGTTGCCCTGGCGATCAGTCTGCCAGCACCCGGATTTGGTCAGCAAAACCAGATCGAAACGGCAGACTCAGTGGCTGAGATCCAGGGGGAAGCAGAAGGCTTGTACCAGCCTGTTGCGCTCTCCATGCCGGAAACACCAGGCTGCGAGGTCACAGACCCTGGAACTACAAATTGTGTAAATGAAATGTGCCTGCCGGAATGCCAGTGCTGTAATTTCCTGGACCAGTTCCTCATGAGCCATTCCCCGGTTTACCCCTCGATGAAATCGAACCGTGTCCAAGTTGGTGGGTGGCTCGACCAGGGATTTACGGGAAACTTCCAGAAACCTTCCAATAATTTCAACCTGCCGGTCACTTTTAACGACCGCTCCAATGAATACCAGATGAATCAGTTGTACCTGTTCATGGAACGTCAGGTAAATTATGGTGGCGATGAACTGGACTGGGGTTTTCGGGCTGACCTGCTCTACGGTACAGACTATTTTTATACCACAGCACTCGGTCTGGAAACCGAATCCGATGGATCACCACACTGGAATAGTGCAAACGGTCCCCGAACCAGTGGCGGCAGCACATATGCCATGTACGGTCTGGCGATGCCTCAGCTCTATGCAGAGCTTTATGTACCATGGCTGGATGGCGTCAGCATCAAAGCCGGTCACTTCTACACCCCCATTGGATATGAAAAAGTAACGGCACCAGATAACTTCTTCTATTCCCACTCCTATTCGATGCAGTATGGAGAACCATTCACTCACACAGGGATTCTGACCACGTTTCAGGTCACAGAACAGTTACAGCTGCTCGCCGGTGTTGCCCGTGGCTGGGATGCCTGGGAAGACCCGAACGATGATGCCGAACTTTTGGCAGGCATCGGCTGGAACAGCAGTGACAAAGACACCAGCATCAACCTGACCCTGACTTCAGGTGACCAGGACAATGGAGTCAGTAACACGGCCAACAGGACCCTCGTCAGCTTCGTATTATCACATAACTTTTCTGACTGCCTGACCTATGTTTTCCAGAGTGATTTTGGCATTCAGGATAATGGTACCATCAATAATCAGTTTCAGGTCGTCCCGGCAAAGTGGTATTCGTTCAATCAATACCTGTACTACGACGTCACAGAGACATTTGCCTGGGGAGCCCGATTTGAATATTTCCGTGACCAGAATTTCTCTCGTGTTCTGCAGATACCGGAATTCGTGGCTGCCGGTGGAAATTATTATGAACTGACCGTGGGAGCCAACTGGCGTCCTCACCCCTGTGTCACGGTTCGACCCGAACTGCGTTTCGACTGGTCTGATACCCGATCAAATC is from Gimesia maris and encodes:
- a CDS encoding porin produces the protein MRIKKITQWIVVALAISLPAPGFGQQNQIETADSVAEIQGEAEGLYQPVALSMPETPGCEVTDPGTTNCVNEMCLPECQCCNFLDQFLMSHSPVYPSMKSNRVQVGGWLDQGFTGNFQKPSNNFNLPVTFNDRSNEYQMNQLYLFMERQVNYGGDELDWGFRADLLYGTDYFYTTALGLETESDGSPHWNSANGPRTSGGSTYAMYGLAMPQLYAELYVPWLDGVSIKAGHFYTPIGYEKVTAPDNFFYSHSYSMQYGEPFTHTGILTTFQVTEQLQLLAGVARGWDAWEDPNDDAELLAGIGWNSSDKDTSINLTLTSGDQDNGVSNTANRTLVSFVLSHNFSDCLTYVFQSDFGIQDNGTINNQFQVVPAKWYSFNQYLYYDVTETFAWGARFEYFRDQNFSRVLQIPEFVAAGGNYYELTVGANWRPHPCVTVRPELRFDWSDTRSNLLNIQGPYRNFQSDYQVLLGGDVIIRF